The proteins below are encoded in one region of Chitinophagaceae bacterium:
- a CDS encoding type IX secretion system membrane protein PorP/SprF — protein MPSWSSYYETGFVWNPALTAKWNSTELSLTHRQDWIGFDDAPQYSNLSFQYPFAKGIFLETKSAVGGFLERDAVGPIEKIGGTLTYNYRFRPQILGNRRDVLGIGLALSFSKFQVDLSNATAYDPNSLTIDIDEISDLFRPNSNVGIFYISVSDKEAYTRSHYYIGFSVNNLISNDFAEFNRRGDAIGLTTIQSGLHSTLHLGYRSLPQRAGYFLEPNLMFIFSFQKGVHAMGSFRFEMIDHYWAAAGISTVGEAFVQVGFIFDSRSALKNLVQDGMLRIGLKGSYQMGTFRTIAGPGIEFYTSYVFELR, from the coding sequence TTGCCTTCATGGAGTTCATATTACGAAACCGGCTTTGTTTGGAATCCTGCTCTTACAGCTAAGTGGAATTCAACTGAATTGTCTTTAACTCATAGGCAAGATTGGATTGGATTTGATGATGCCCCGCAGTATTCTAATCTTTCATTTCAATATCCATTCGCAAAGGGAATTTTTTTAGAAACTAAATCCGCAGTAGGTGGCTTTTTGGAAAGAGATGCTGTTGGACCCATTGAAAAAATTGGAGGTACTTTGACTTATAACTATCGATTTAGGCCACAAATACTTGGCAATAGAAGAGATGTACTTGGGATTGGATTAGCTTTATCTTTTTCAAAATTTCAGGTAGATTTGTCTAACGCTACAGCTTATGATCCCAATTCACTGACTATTGATATCGACGAAATATCGGATCTCTTCAGACCTAATTCTAATGTGGGTATATTCTACATAAGTGTTAGTGATAAGGAAGCTTACACAAGAAGTCATTATTACATTGGTTTTTCAGTAAACAACCTCATTTCTAATGATTTTGCTGAATTCAACCGCAGAGGTGACGCAATAGGACTTACAACAATACAATCCGGTCTGCACTCTACCTTACATTTAGGCTATCGATCACTTCCTCAAAGAGCCGGTTATTTTTTAGAGCCTAACCTCATGTTTATCTTTTCTTTTCAAAAAGGAGTACATGCGATGGGTTCTTTTAGATTTGAAATGATCGATCATTATTGGGCCGCTGCTGGGATTTCCACAGTAGGTGAAGCATTTGTACAGGTAGGCTTCATATTTGATAGTAGAAGTGCTTTAAAAAATCTTGTTCAAGATGGAATGCTTAGGATAGGCTTAAAAGGGTCTTACCAAATGGGTACTTTTAGAACCATTGCAGGCCCCGGTATAGAGTTTTATACTTCCTATGTTTTTGAACTTCGATAA